One region of Rhodocaloribacter litoris genomic DNA includes:
- a CDS encoding WecB/TagA/CpsF family glycosyltransferase, whose translation MIKVEVLGLPLFARDIPAAVALVVQGCLEAEGASPRCISATGAHGLVFAHANPDFHALLRRFYLNLPDGMPAVWVGRWKGARAMQRCYGPDFFAAVMEATAALPVRHFFCGGKEGVADRLREAVAEKFGNRNVVGTHCPPFRPLTDDEFAALGAEIDATGAHVVWIGISTPKQERFAAALARHTRARFIATVGAAFDFHIGAVPQAPAWVQRAGMEWFFRVLMEPRRLWRRYAGIVPAFIYLNLKERIFHPDRWRVNRSSS comes from the coding sequence ATGATAAAGGTGGAAGTCCTCGGCCTGCCCCTTTTCGCGCGGGACATCCCGGCGGCGGTTGCGCTCGTCGTGCAGGGGTGCCTGGAGGCGGAAGGGGCGTCGCCCCGGTGCATCAGCGCCACCGGGGCACACGGGCTGGTGTTCGCCCACGCAAACCCGGACTTCCACGCTCTGCTCCGCCGTTTCTACCTGAACCTGCCCGACGGCATGCCTGCCGTGTGGGTCGGCCGGTGGAAGGGGGCCCGGGCCATGCAACGCTGCTACGGCCCGGACTTCTTCGCGGCCGTGATGGAGGCCACGGCCGCGCTGCCCGTTCGACACTTTTTCTGCGGGGGGAAAGAGGGGGTGGCGGATCGGCTCCGGGAAGCCGTGGCGGAGAAGTTCGGCAACCGGAACGTGGTGGGGACGCACTGCCCGCCGTTTCGCCCGCTCACGGACGACGAGTTCGCCGCCCTCGGGGCCGAGATCGACGCCACCGGCGCGCACGTCGTCTGGATCGGCATCAGCACCCCGAAGCAGGAACGCTTTGCCGCCGCGCTGGCACGACATACCCGGGCGCGGTTCATCGCCACCGTGGGCGCGGCGTTCGATTTTCATATCGGCGCGGTGCCGCAGGCGCCGGCCTGGGTGCAACGGGCCGGGATGGAATGGTTTTTTCGGGTCCTCATGGAGCCGCGGCGGCTCTGGCGCCGGTACGCCGGAATTGTCCCGGCCTTCATCTACCTCAACCTGAAGGAACGTATTTTCCACCCCGACCGGTGGAGGGTGAACCGTTCATCAAGCTGA
- a CDS encoding aldehyde dehydrogenase family protein, which translates to MPSTREADPPPAEILPPNLTAEIERLFTLQGRQAEPLRRTTAAQRIRKLRRLRAALMAHRPALHAALHADFRKPPEEVDLTEIGPVLIELRHAIAHLPAWMRPKKVRTPFYLIGTSAEVRYEPKGRGLILAPWNYPVNLTLGPLVGAVAAGCPVILKPSEHCPHTGRLLKELLATVFPESEVAVIEGDRRVAQALLRRPFDHIYFTGGTAVGRLVMQAAAEHLASVTLELGGKSPVIVDETADVEDAAEKIAFGKFSNAGQTCIAPDHVFVHESRHDAFVQALTAQIRAFYGADAGARAASPGYARIVNDHHFARLRACYDEALAAGATPFPGAAHRAGDRFIDPVVLTGVPPDVRLMREEIFGPLLPVIPFRHLDEAVRRINEGGRPLTLYVFSRKRDNVAYVLDRTTAGSTCVNDTLLPFIHPELPFGGAGPSGIGRAHGYRTFLAFSNERAVLRQRLRRTPLKRFYPPYTRTTRRLIAALLKLLGA; encoded by the coding sequence ATGCCCTCGACCCGTGAAGCCGATCCGCCGCCCGCGGAGATCCTGCCGCCGAACCTGACCGCCGAGATCGAACGCCTGTTCACCCTCCAGGGCCGGCAGGCGGAGCCGCTTCGACGGACGACGGCCGCGCAGCGCATCCGCAAGCTCCGGCGGCTCCGCGCGGCCCTCATGGCCCACCGCCCCGCCCTGCACGCCGCCCTCCACGCCGACTTCCGCAAGCCGCCCGAGGAGGTGGACCTGACCGAGATCGGCCCGGTGCTCATCGAGCTCAGGCACGCCATCGCCCACCTGCCCGCGTGGATGCGGCCGAAGAAGGTGCGCACCCCGTTCTACCTGATCGGCACGTCGGCCGAGGTGCGTTACGAACCAAAGGGACGCGGGCTGATCCTCGCTCCGTGGAACTATCCGGTCAACCTGACGCTCGGGCCGCTCGTGGGGGCCGTGGCCGCCGGCTGCCCGGTGATCCTCAAACCCTCCGAGCATTGCCCGCACACCGGCCGCCTGCTCAAGGAGCTGCTGGCGACGGTCTTTCCCGAAAGCGAGGTGGCCGTGATCGAAGGGGACCGGCGCGTGGCGCAGGCGCTGCTCCGCCGGCCGTTCGACCACATCTACTTCACGGGCGGCACTGCCGTGGGCCGGCTCGTCATGCAGGCGGCGGCCGAGCACCTGGCCTCCGTCACGCTCGAGCTGGGCGGCAAGTCGCCGGTCATCGTCGACGAGACGGCCGACGTCGAGGACGCCGCCGAAAAGATCGCCTTCGGCAAGTTTTCGAACGCGGGCCAGACGTGCATCGCCCCGGACCACGTGTTCGTTCACGAAAGCCGGCACGACGCCTTCGTGCAGGCCCTCACGGCGCAGATCCGGGCGTTCTACGGTGCGGACGCCGGCGCCCGTGCCGCCTCGCCCGGCTATGCCCGCATCGTCAACGACCACCACTTCGCGCGGCTGCGGGCCTGCTACGACGAAGCGCTCGCGGCGGGCGCCACCCCCTTCCCCGGAGCCGCGCACCGCGCCGGCGATCGCTTCATCGACCCGGTGGTGCTGACCGGTGTCCCACCGGACGTGCGCCTGATGCGGGAGGAGATCTTCGGCCCGCTGCTGCCCGTGATCCCGTTCCGGCACCTGGACGAGGCCGTCCGGCGCATCAACGAGGGCGGCCGGCCGCTGACGCTGTACGTCTTCAGCCGGAAACGGGACAACGTCGCCTACGTCCTGGACCGGACGACGGCCGGCAGCACCTGCGTCAACGACACCCTGCTTCCCTTCATCCATCCGGAGCTGCCCTTCGGCGGCGCCGGGCCGAGCGGCATCGGACGGGCACACGGGTACCGGACGTTCCTGGCCTTCTCGAACGAGCGGGCCGTACTCCGGCAGCGGCTCCGGCGCACCCCGCTGAAACGGTTCTACCCGCCCTACACCCGGACCACGCGCCGCCTGATCGCGGCGCTGCTGAAACTGCTCGGTGCCTGA
- the wbaP gene encoding undecaprenyl-phosphate galactose phosphotransferase WbaP: MGISEPLAVGPDVLHGHVAGRRRRRRFLYHRSWLINTLMLGAGDGLALTVAILLAGAVRFLFREGHMLQEWFALLPLAWWVGAGVARLLPGWGLGAVEGLRRIVIVLGLVFGGALVTLFLLKQSGSASRLTLSIAFVNSLVLVPFTRSLIKQWLIRHDSWGVPTVIYGAGQTGRRVIRALREEAGLGYLPVAVYDDDPETWGERVEGLPVLGGIGGGGGVAPVAVVALPGLPRQRLAELIDGPLQHHRQVIIIPDLFEIPSLWVQSRSLGGVLGLEITQTLADPLVQAAKRALELVVVVLTLPLWAPLCLLVAAAIWLEDRHAPFFYQERVGRRGRRFRVCKFRTMVPDAERVLEEHLARDPALRREWETTFKLRQDPRLTRVGRWLRRYSLDELPQLFNVLRGEMSLVGPRPLPAYHHAELPVRIRQLRTGVRPGMTGLWQVSGRSDIGNEGMIRWDAFYVRNWSIWLDVVILVRTLRVVLRGAGAY, from the coding sequence ATGGGAATCTCGGAACCGCTCGCTGTCGGCCCGGACGTACTGCATGGGCACGTAGCAGGGAGGAGACGCCGGCGCCGTTTTCTCTATCACCGAAGCTGGCTGATCAACACCCTCATGCTGGGTGCGGGGGACGGGCTGGCCCTGACGGTCGCCATCCTGCTGGCCGGGGCCGTGCGTTTCCTGTTCCGGGAGGGGCACATGTTGCAGGAGTGGTTCGCGCTGCTTCCGCTGGCCTGGTGGGTCGGGGCCGGCGTGGCCCGGCTGCTGCCCGGCTGGGGTCTCGGGGCCGTCGAGGGGTTGCGCCGCATCGTCATCGTGCTGGGCCTGGTCTTCGGGGGGGCCCTCGTGACCCTGTTTCTCCTGAAGCAGTCCGGCTCGGCCAGCCGCCTGACGTTGTCGATCGCGTTCGTGAACAGCCTCGTGCTGGTGCCGTTCACCCGCAGCCTGATCAAACAGTGGCTTATCCGGCACGACAGCTGGGGGGTGCCGACGGTGATCTACGGGGCCGGGCAGACCGGCCGGCGGGTCATCCGGGCCCTGCGGGAAGAGGCCGGGCTGGGGTACCTGCCGGTGGCGGTCTACGACGACGACCCCGAGACGTGGGGGGAGCGCGTGGAGGGGCTGCCCGTCCTGGGGGGGATCGGCGGGGGAGGCGGCGTGGCGCCCGTGGCCGTCGTGGCGCTGCCGGGCCTGCCCCGGCAGCGGCTGGCCGAGCTGATCGACGGCCCGTTGCAGCACCACCGGCAGGTGATCATCATCCCGGACCTCTTCGAGATCCCGTCGCTCTGGGTCCAGTCCCGCAGCCTGGGCGGCGTGCTGGGGCTGGAGATCACGCAGACCCTCGCCGACCCGCTGGTGCAGGCGGCGAAGCGGGCGCTGGAACTGGTGGTGGTGGTGCTCACGCTGCCCCTGTGGGCTCCCCTCTGCCTGCTCGTCGCGGCGGCCATCTGGCTCGAGGACCGGCACGCCCCCTTCTTCTACCAGGAACGGGTCGGGCGGCGCGGGCGCCGGTTCCGGGTGTGTAAGTTTCGCACGATGGTGCCGGATGCCGAAAGGGTGCTGGAGGAGCACCTGGCGCGTGATCCCGCGCTGCGCCGGGAGTGGGAAACGACGTTCAAGCTCCGGCAGGATCCCCGCCTCACCCGGGTCGGCCGGTGGCTGCGCCGGTACTCGCTGGACGAGCTGCCGCAGCTGTTCAACGTGCTTCGGGGCGAGATGTCGCTCGTGGGGCCGCGCCCGCTGCCCGCCTATCACCACGCGGAGCTGCCGGTACGCATCCGGCAACTGCGTACCGGTGTGCGGCCGGGCATGACGGGGCTCTGGCAGGTCTCGGGCCGGAGCGACATCGGCAACGAGGGGATGATCCGCTGGGATGCCTTCTACGTGCGGAACTGGTCCATCTGGCTGGATGTCGTCATCCTGGTGCGCACGCTGCGGGTGGTCCTCCGGGGTGCCGGGGCGTATTGA
- a CDS encoding response regulator, with protein sequence MHTTLKRILMVEDDPDIQDLVRLVLEVFGGFCVEACSNGLEALRKGPRFRPDLILLDVMMPQMDGPATLAALRELAGLEAVPVVFLTARAQPHEVNWYEGLGVAGVIAKPFDPLSLVPGLIRIWERCHGDIA encoded by the coding sequence ATGCATACCACCCTGAAACGTATTCTGATGGTCGAGGATGATCCGGACATCCAGGACCTGGTGCGCCTCGTCCTGGAAGTTTTCGGAGGGTTCTGTGTGGAAGCATGCAGCAACGGGCTGGAGGCCCTGCGCAAGGGACCGCGCTTCCGGCCGGATCTGATCCTGCTGGACGTCATGATGCCACAGATGGATGGCCCGGCGACGCTGGCGGCCCTGCGCGAGCTGGCCGGTCTGGAGGCCGTTCCGGTCGTCTTCCTGACCGCCCGGGCGCAGCCGCACGAAGTGAACTGGTACGAGGGCCTGGGGGTCGCCGGGGTGATCGCCAAACCCTTCGATCCGCTGTCGCTGGTGCCGGGTTTGATTCGGATATGGGAGCGGTGCCATGGAGACATCGCATAA
- a CDS encoding NAD-dependent epimerase/dehydratase family protein, translating into MARKTAIVCGAGGFIGGHLVNRLKEEGYWVRGVDLKENEFGNMNADDFVLGDLRDPRVCAALFDRQIDEVYQLAADMGGAGYIFTGDHDAAVMHNSALINLNMVEEARKHGVGKVFYSSSACMYPEYNQLDPDNPKCSEDSAYPAAPDSEYGWEKLFSERLYLAYARNYGMNVRIARFHNIFGPQGTWTGGREKAPAAICRKVAMAEDGGEIEIWGDGKQTRSFLYIDECIEAVRRLMESDFPGPVNVGSEEMVSINQLVDYVCEIAGKTLRRRHDLTKPQGVRGRNSDNRLIREKLGWEPSMPLKEGLRRTYEWIAEQVRRHEAASV; encoded by the coding sequence ATGGCACGGAAAACGGCGATCGTATGCGGGGCCGGCGGCTTCATCGGCGGCCACCTGGTCAACCGGCTCAAGGAAGAAGGCTACTGGGTGCGCGGCGTCGACCTGAAAGAGAACGAGTTCGGCAACATGAACGCGGACGACTTCGTCCTGGGCGACCTGCGCGACCCGCGCGTCTGCGCCGCTCTCTTCGACCGCCAGATCGACGAGGTCTACCAGCTCGCCGCCGACATGGGCGGGGCCGGCTACATCTTCACCGGCGACCACGACGCCGCCGTCATGCACAACTCGGCCCTGATCAACCTGAACATGGTCGAGGAAGCCCGCAAGCACGGCGTCGGCAAGGTCTTCTACTCGTCCTCGGCCTGCATGTACCCCGAGTACAACCAGCTCGACCCGGACAACCCGAAGTGCTCGGAGGACTCGGCCTACCCGGCCGCGCCCGACAGCGAGTACGGCTGGGAAAAGCTCTTCAGCGAGCGGCTCTACCTGGCCTACGCCCGCAACTACGGGATGAACGTGCGCATCGCCCGCTTCCACAACATCTTCGGCCCCCAGGGCACGTGGACCGGCGGGCGTGAGAAGGCGCCGGCCGCCATCTGCCGCAAGGTCGCCATGGCCGAGGACGGCGGCGAGATCGAGATCTGGGGCGACGGCAAGCAGACCCGCTCCTTCCTCTACATCGACGAGTGCATCGAGGCCGTCCGCCGCCTGATGGAATCCGACTTCCCGGGGCCGGTCAACGTGGGGTCGGAGGAGATGGTCTCGATCAACCAGCTCGTCGATTATGTCTGCGAGATCGCCGGGAAGACGCTCCGCAGGCGCCACGACCTGACGAAGCCGCAGGGCGTGCGCGGGCGCAATTCGGACAACCGCCTCATCCGCGAAAAGCTGGGATGGGAACCGTCCATGCCGCTCAAGGAAGGGCTGCGGCGCACGTATGAATGGATCGCCGAGCAGGTGCGCCGGCACGAGGCGGCCTCGGTCTGA
- a CDS encoding glycosyltransferase family 4 protein — translation MEENRNWEHINVGSLDVRYQRCVTVARTWRHPANFEETTYLHIPYDTLSQLAAFNPDVIISAELGARTSQAVLYRKLHPGTRLVVYADLSERTEQGREGWRGLLRRWILRHADAIITNGTSGERYIQKLGFSPEYIYKIPYTTDLSLFAESPVICKENGQLELIYVGSLSQRKGLVIFCEHLDACVRESKRDVRLTLVGNGPMQEEIARMKHRLAFKLNLVGDVAYEQLPDYYAAADAFVFPTLADTWGLVVNEAMAAGLPIIGSRYSQAVEELVVDGVHGWTFYPDQPETVYKALHQLFAMSAEERKEMGETARKAALEWSPELVASRFLAVVEAVQS, via the coding sequence ATGGAGGAGAATAGAAATTGGGAGCACATAAACGTCGGTAGTTTGGATGTTCGATATCAGCGGTGTGTTACGGTTGCCCGCACGTGGCGACACCCTGCAAATTTTGAAGAGACTACCTATCTGCATATACCCTATGATACGCTTTCTCAACTGGCGGCTTTCAATCCTGACGTTATAATCTCCGCCGAATTGGGTGCTCGAACGAGTCAAGCTGTACTCTACCGTAAGCTTCATCCTGGTACCCGCCTGGTCGTCTATGCGGACCTTTCGGAACGGACTGAGCAGGGAAGAGAGGGGTGGAGAGGGCTTCTCCGACGCTGGATTCTTCGTCATGCCGATGCGATCATCACTAACGGTACGAGCGGCGAGAGGTACATTCAGAAACTTGGATTCTCTCCCGAATACATCTATAAAATTCCTTATACAACTGATTTGTCTCTTTTTGCAGAAAGCCCAGTCATCTGTAAGGAAAATGGGCAGCTAGAATTGATCTATGTGGGGAGTTTATCTCAAAGAAAAGGTCTTGTTATATTTTGTGAACATCTGGATGCCTGTGTGCGCGAATCCAAACGTGATGTCAGGTTAACGCTCGTTGGAAATGGACCTATGCAGGAAGAAATCGCGCGCATGAAACATCGACTGGCTTTTAAATTGAATCTAGTAGGTGACGTGGCGTACGAGCAATTGCCAGACTACTATGCGGCGGCCGACGCATTCGTTTTTCCTACATTGGCCGATACTTGGGGGCTGGTTGTCAACGAGGCGATGGCAGCCGGGTTACCAATCATTGGAAGTCGGTATAGCCAAGCTGTTGAGGAACTGGTGGTAGACGGCGTTCACGGATGGACCTTTTACCCCGATCAGCCTGAGACGGTATATAAGGCCCTGCATCAGCTTTTTGCCATGTCAGCAGAGGAGCGTAAAGAAATGGGCGAAACTGCACGTAAGGCAGCGTTAGAGTGGTCTCCGGAGCTCGTTGCCAGCCGTTTTCTAGCAGTTGTAGAGGCTGTTCAGAGTTGA
- a CDS encoding class I SAM-dependent methyltransferase translates to MNIHAIYRAVGKRFRRKRMGDFVRAFGITAQTRILDIGGTLYNWSLIDVPPQLTIVNLSPPPAHLPDNVSWIVADACELPFSDNSFDVVYSNSVIEHLFTREAQQRMAREVQRLAPKYYVQTPNSRFPMEPHYLTPFIHWFPVPLRKRMIRNFTLWGWITRPSREACARRVEEIQLLNEQELRNLFPDATILRERFAGMTKSLIVVKGASG, encoded by the coding sequence ATGAACATACATGCCATTTACAGAGCTGTAGGAAAGCGTTTTCGCCGCAAGAGAATGGGCGATTTTGTTCGGGCGTTCGGGATTACTGCCCAAACGCGCATTCTCGACATCGGAGGTACGCTTTACAACTGGTCGTTGATCGACGTTCCACCGCAACTTACCATCGTCAATTTATCTCCTCCGCCGGCACATCTTCCGGACAACGTAAGCTGGATCGTCGCGGATGCATGCGAGTTGCCATTTTCTGATAACTCTTTTGACGTTGTCTATTCAAATTCGGTAATCGAACATCTCTTCACCCGTGAGGCCCAGCAGCGGATGGCCCGGGAAGTCCAGCGGCTTGCGCCCAAGTACTACGTGCAAACGCCGAACAGTCGTTTTCCGATGGAGCCGCATTACCTCACCCCGTTCATACACTGGTTTCCGGTGCCCTTGCGGAAGCGGATGATACGGAATTTTACGCTCTGGGGGTGGATCACCCGCCCTTCTCGGGAAGCGTGTGCGCGGCGGGTGGAAGAGATTCAGCTCCTGAATGAACAGGAACTGCGGAATCTGTTCCCAGATGCCACGATCCTCCGTGAACGGTTTGCAGGGATGACAAAGTCGCTCATCGTCGTGAAAGGGGCTTCGGGTTGA
- a CDS encoding RNA-guided endonuclease InsQ/TnpB family protein: protein MPTVRYRYRFYPNAKQRQMLARQFGCVRYVYNWALALKRDAFRERGEKIGYAETDRRLTELKRDPNHAWLRDVSSVPLQQALRHLDKAYTAFFRSTARFPRFKAKKHRQSATYTRRGFSLRDSGVRGQPVVKLARMSTPLKIRWSRPLPSAPSSLTVVQEPDGTYYISFVVEVEHKPLPRTRREVGIDLGVKDVVVTSDGWRSGNPKHLKRALDRLAREQRKLARKQKGSANWHKQRRKVAKLHAKVRNQRTDFLHQLSTRLVRRYDVIYAESLCVRGMVKNHSLARAISDAGWSAFVGMLSYKATLYCKRFVQIDRWYPSSKTCSRCNYTMETLPLDVRAWVCPRCGEEHDRDINAAQNILAVGHTVSACGDGVRPALALVSEGNCR from the coding sequence ATGCCCACCGTACGTTACCGATACCGTTTCTATCCCAACGCCAAGCAGCGACAGATGCTCGCCCGGCAGTTCGGGTGCGTTCGGTACGTCTACAACTGGGCGCTGGCACTCAAGCGGGATGCTTTCCGCGAGCGAGGCGAGAAGATCGGCTACGCCGAGACGGATCGCCGTCTGACCGAACTCAAACGCGATCCCAATCATGCGTGGCTTCGCGACGTCTCCAGCGTTCCGCTTCAGCAGGCCCTTCGACATCTCGACAAAGCGTACACCGCCTTCTTCCGGAGCACCGCCCGGTTTCCTCGCTTCAAGGCGAAGAAGCACCGGCAGAGCGCCACGTACACCCGGCGCGGCTTTTCGCTCAGAGACAGCGGTGTGCGGGGGCAGCCTGTCGTGAAGCTCGCCAGGATGAGCACCCCGCTCAAGATTCGGTGGAGCCGCCCGCTGCCGTCCGCTCCGTCTTCGCTGACGGTGGTTCAGGAGCCGGACGGGACGTACTACATCAGCTTCGTCGTTGAGGTGGAGCACAAGCCTCTCCCGAGAACCAGGAGAGAGGTGGGCATCGATCTCGGCGTGAAGGATGTGGTGGTAACCTCCGACGGCTGGCGTAGCGGTAATCCAAAGCATCTCAAACGCGCTCTGGATCGTCTTGCCCGCGAGCAGCGAAAGCTCGCCCGCAAGCAGAAGGGGTCCGCCAACTGGCACAAGCAACGCCGGAAGGTGGCGAAGCTGCACGCGAAGGTGCGGAACCAACGCACCGACTTCTTGCACCAGCTTTCGACGCGGCTCGTGCGGCGGTACGACGTGATCTACGCCGAATCGCTCTGCGTCAGGGGCATGGTCAAGAACCACAGCCTTGCCCGGGCCATCAGCGATGCCGGTTGGAGCGCGTTCGTCGGGATGCTCTCGTACAAGGCGACGTTGTACTGCAAACGCTTTGTGCAGATCGACCGCTGGTATCCGAGCAGCAAGACGTGTTCGCGCTGCAACTATACAATGGAAACCCTTCCTCTCGATGTGCGGGCATGGGTATGCCCTCGCTGCGGGGAGGAACATGACCGCGATATAAACGCGGCACAGAATATTCTGGCGGTAGGACATACCGTGTCAGCTTGTGGAGACGGTGTAAGACCGGCGCTAGCTCTGGTTAGCGAAGGCAACTGTCGATGA
- a CDS encoding SDR family oxidoreductase, which yields MAAFDDQRVLITGAAGGLGRRLALHFAREGARLIAWDVDHIGLQALQDELSAFPAPHTVHAVDLTDRAAVYATARAVLDAHGRIDVLVHNAGVVSGQPLLETPDEAIERTFAVNTLALYWTTKAFLPAMIEHGRGHVVTIASAGGLVGTARMTDYCASKFAAVGFDEALRLEARRLGYPITTTVVCPFYIDTGMFAGVRTRFPRLLPILHPEYVARQVVRAVRKRRRRLILPRFVYAVFPLRLLPPAPFDALLDVFGISRSMDTFRPGDGARGHR from the coding sequence GTGGCTGCTTTCGACGACCAGCGTGTCCTGATTACCGGCGCCGCCGGCGGCCTCGGCCGCCGGCTGGCCCTGCACTTCGCCCGCGAGGGCGCCCGCCTCATCGCCTGGGACGTGGACCACATCGGCCTCCAGGCCCTCCAGGACGAACTCTCGGCATTCCCGGCCCCCCATACCGTCCACGCGGTGGACCTGACCGACCGCGCGGCGGTCTACGCAACGGCCCGCGCCGTCCTCGACGCCCACGGGCGGATCGACGTGCTCGTCCACAACGCCGGGGTCGTCTCCGGGCAACCCCTGCTCGAAACCCCCGACGAGGCCATCGAACGCACCTTCGCCGTGAACACGCTGGCGCTCTACTGGACGACGAAAGCCTTCCTTCCGGCCATGATCGAACACGGGCGGGGGCATGTGGTCACCATCGCCTCGGCCGGCGGGCTCGTCGGCACGGCCCGCATGACCGACTATTGCGCCTCGAAGTTCGCCGCCGTCGGGTTCGACGAGGCCCTCCGCCTCGAAGCCCGGCGCCTCGGCTACCCGATCACCACCACGGTCGTCTGCCCCTTCTACATCGACACAGGGATGTTTGCCGGTGTGCGGACGCGCTTCCCCCGCCTGCTTCCGATCCTCCACCCCGAATACGTGGCCCGGCAGGTGGTCCGGGCCGTGCGGAAGCGGCGGCGGCGCCTCATCCTGCCCCGGTTCGTGTATGCCGTCTTCCCGCTGCGCCTGCTCCCGCCCGCCCCGTTCGACGCCCTGCTCGACGTCTTCGGCATCAGCCGGTCGATGGACACGTTCAGGCCGGGTGACGGGGCCCGGGGACACCGTTAG
- a CDS encoding glycosyltransferase, producing MKILIVHNYYSGGLGGEDVVFNVEKNVLLKYGNIVLSYERHNDEIEALTIWERTALVPGTLWMSRGYREVHQLIRRERPDVAHFHNTFPLISPSAYYACRAEGVPVVQTLHNYRLLCPNALFLRDARPCEACLGRFFPWPGIRYACYRDSRPVTATVAVMLATHRAMGTYAKAVDRYIALSEFARNKFIEGGLPAEKISIKPNFLAHDPGYCEGRGTYALFVGRLSEEKGVRPLLNAWSSLNHPLLRIVGDGPLAGEVQAAAASFPDRIVWEGSQPRERVYHLMQQAMFLVLPSICYENFPMTVVEAFACGTPILASKIGSLAEIVCDRRTGLHFRPGDPEDLAAKVEWLLAHSDELARMRRAARAEYEAKYTAERNYEMLMAIYEQAIAQKAETS from the coding sequence ATGAAAATATTAATTGTGCATAATTATTATAGTGGTGGTTTGGGTGGTGAAGATGTGGTGTTTAATGTGGAGAAAAATGTATTGTTAAAATATGGTAATATCGTATTATCGTACGAACGTCACAACGACGAAATCGAGGCTTTAACTATCTGGGAACGGACAGCTTTGGTGCCAGGCACGCTATGGATGTCACGGGGTTATCGTGAGGTGCACCAGTTGATCAGGCGTGAACGCCCCGACGTCGCTCATTTCCACAACACCTTCCCACTTATTTCTCCGTCAGCCTATTATGCCTGTCGAGCGGAAGGTGTACCCGTTGTGCAGACGCTTCACAATTATCGATTGCTTTGCCCGAACGCCCTTTTTCTTCGTGATGCCCGACCCTGTGAAGCCTGTCTGGGCCGGTTCTTTCCCTGGCCGGGCATACGATATGCCTGCTATCGCGACAGCCGGCCGGTAACAGCTACCGTCGCGGTCATGCTCGCGACTCATCGGGCTATGGGTACGTATGCAAAGGCTGTCGATCGGTATATCGCGCTCTCCGAGTTTGCAAGGAATAAGTTCATCGAGGGTGGCTTGCCTGCGGAGAAGATTTCCATCAAGCCTAACTTTCTGGCACACGACCCGGGTTACTGTGAGGGCAGGGGGACATATGCCTTGTTCGTAGGACGGTTATCGGAGGAAAAGGGCGTGCGACCTCTGTTGAACGCCTGGTCGTCCCTGAACCATCCCCTTCTTCGGATCGTCGGGGATGGACCGTTGGCAGGCGAGGTGCAAGCAGCCGCCGCATCGTTTCCTGATCGGATCGTGTGGGAGGGGAGCCAACCACGCGAGCGGGTCTATCACTTGATGCAGCAGGCGATGTTTCTGGTGCTGCCTTCGATCTGTTATGAAAACTTTCCGATGACAGTTGTCGAAGCGTTTGCCTGCGGAACACCCATTCTGGCGAGTAAGATCGGGAGCCTGGCGGAGATCGTTTGCGATCGCCGCACCGGCCTTCATTTCCGCCCCGGCGATCCCGAGGACTTGGCGGCCAAGGTGGAGTGGCTTCTGGCCCATTCGGACGAACTGGCTCGTATGCGCCGGGCGGCCCGTGCCGAGTACGAGGCGAAGTACACCGCGGAGCGCAATTACGAGATGCTGATGGCGATCTACGAGCAGGCGATTGCGCAGAAGGCAGAAACGTCATGA